From the Lepidochelys kempii isolate rLepKem1 chromosome 2, rLepKem1.hap2, whole genome shotgun sequence genome, one window contains:
- the GDAP1 gene encoding ganglioside-induced differentiation-associated protein 1 isoform X2 has product MQGCVLAASMYRMWENTALALRRFVRLVIAEKALKCEEHDVSLPLSEHNEPWFMRLNSSGEVPVLIHGENIICEATQITDYLEETFVDERTPRLMPEEGSMYYPRVQHYRELLDSLPMDAYTHGCILHPELTVDSMIPAYATTRIRSQIGNTESELKKLAKENPDLQDAYIAKQKRLKSKLLDHDNIKYLKKILDELEKVLDQVETELQRRNEETPEDGQQPWLCGEFFSLADVSLAVTLHRLKFLGFARRNWGNGKRPNLEAYYERVLKRKTFNKVLGHVNNILISAVLPTAFRVAKKRAPRVLGTTMLVGLLAGMGYFAFTCLRKRFVNMMLSIRTRQPYF; this is encoded by the exons GTGCGCTTAGTGATTGCTGAAAAAGCACTGAAGTGTGAAGAACATGATGTAAGTTTACCCCTGAGTGAACACAATGAACCTTGGTTTATGCGTTTAAACTCATCTGGAGAAGTGCCTGTCCTTATCCATGGGGAAAACATTATTTGTGAGGCCACACAGATTACTGATTATCTTGAAGAGACATTCGTGGATG AGAGGACACCAAGATTAATGCCAGAAGAAGGAAGCATGTATTACCCAAGGGTGCAACACTATAGAGAGCTCTTGGACTCCTTGCCTATGGATGCCTACACTCATGGCTGCATTTTACACCCAGAATTAACAGTGGATTCCATGATTCCAGCTTATGCGACAACTAGAATTCGCA GCCAGATAGGTAACACAGAATCGGAACTAAAGAAGCTTGCTAAAGAAAATCCAGACCTCCAAGATGCTTATATAGCAAAACAGAAGCGCCTTAAG TCTAAGCTGCTGGACCATGATAATATAAAGTACCTGAAGAAAATACTTGATGAATTGGAAAAAGTTTTGGATCAGGTGGAGACTGAGTTACAAAGGAGAAATGAAGAAACACCAG AAGATGGACAGCAGCCTTGGCTGTGTGGCGAATTCTTTAGTTTGGCAGATGTATCGCTTGCTGTTACATTACATCGCCTGAAGTTTCTGGGGTTTGCAAGAAGAAACTGGGGAAATGGAAAACGACCCAACTTGGAAGCCTATTATGAACGTGTCTTGAAGAGAAAAACATTTAACAAAGTTTTAGGACATGTCAACAACATATTAATCTCAGCAGTTCTGCCAACTGCGTTCCGGGTGGCCAAGAAAAGGGCACCAAGAGTTCTTGGTACGACCATGTTGGTTGGCTTGCTAGCGGGAATGGGTTATTTTGCTTTCACGTGTCTTCGGAAGAGATTTGTCAACATGATGTTGTCAATTAGAACAAGACAACCTTATTTTTAA
- the GDAP1 gene encoding ganglioside-induced differentiation-associated protein 1 isoform X3 — MRLNSSGEVPVLIHGENIICEATQITDYLEETFVDERTPRLMPEEGSMYYPRVQHYRELLDSLPMDAYTHGCILHPELTVDSMIPAYATTRIRSQIGNTESELKKLAKENPDLQDAYIAKQKRLKSKLLDHDNIKYLKKILDELEKVLDQVETELQRRNEETPEDGQQPWLCGEFFSLADVSLAVTLHRLKFLGFARRNWGNGKRPNLEAYYERVLKRKTFNKVLGHVNNILISAVLPTAFRVAKKRAPRVLGTTMLVGLLAGMGYFAFTCLRKRFVNMMLSIRTRQPYF; from the exons ATGCGTTTAAACTCATCTGGAGAAGTGCCTGTCCTTATCCATGGGGAAAACATTATTTGTGAGGCCACACAGATTACTGATTATCTTGAAGAGACATTCGTGGATG AGAGGACACCAAGATTAATGCCAGAAGAAGGAAGCATGTATTACCCAAGGGTGCAACACTATAGAGAGCTCTTGGACTCCTTGCCTATGGATGCCTACACTCATGGCTGCATTTTACACCCAGAATTAACAGTGGATTCCATGATTCCAGCTTATGCGACAACTAGAATTCGCA GCCAGATAGGTAACACAGAATCGGAACTAAAGAAGCTTGCTAAAGAAAATCCAGACCTCCAAGATGCTTATATAGCAAAACAGAAGCGCCTTAAG TCTAAGCTGCTGGACCATGATAATATAAAGTACCTGAAGAAAATACTTGATGAATTGGAAAAAGTTTTGGATCAGGTGGAGACTGAGTTACAAAGGAGAAATGAAGAAACACCAG AAGATGGACAGCAGCCTTGGCTGTGTGGCGAATTCTTTAGTTTGGCAGATGTATCGCTTGCTGTTACATTACATCGCCTGAAGTTTCTGGGGTTTGCAAGAAGAAACTGGGGAAATGGAAAACGACCCAACTTGGAAGCCTATTATGAACGTGTCTTGAAGAGAAAAACATTTAACAAAGTTTTAGGACATGTCAACAACATATTAATCTCAGCAGTTCTGCCAACTGCGTTCCGGGTGGCCAAGAAAAGGGCACCAAGAGTTCTTGGTACGACCATGTTGGTTGGCTTGCTAGCGGGAATGGGTTATTTTGCTTTCACGTGTCTTCGGAAGAGATTTGTCAACATGATGTTGTCAATTAGAACAAGACAACCTTATTTTTAA
- the GDAP1 gene encoding ganglioside-induced differentiation-associated protein 1 isoform X1, with the protein MARQEDGAAAGSALLADCKAEAKLILYHWTHSFCSQKVRLVIAEKALKCEEHDVSLPLSEHNEPWFMRLNSSGEVPVLIHGENIICEATQITDYLEETFVDERTPRLMPEEGSMYYPRVQHYRELLDSLPMDAYTHGCILHPELTVDSMIPAYATTRIRSQIGNTESELKKLAKENPDLQDAYIAKQKRLKSKLLDHDNIKYLKKILDELEKVLDQVETELQRRNEETPEDGQQPWLCGEFFSLADVSLAVTLHRLKFLGFARRNWGNGKRPNLEAYYERVLKRKTFNKVLGHVNNILISAVLPTAFRVAKKRAPRVLGTTMLVGLLAGMGYFAFTCLRKRFVNMMLSIRTRQPYF; encoded by the exons ATGGCGCGGCAGGAGGATGGCGCGGCAGCGGGCAGCGCGCTGCTGGCTGACTGCAAGGCAGAGGCTAAGTTAATACTGTACCACTGGACCCACTCGTTCTGCTCCCAAAAG GTGCGCTTAGTGATTGCTGAAAAAGCACTGAAGTGTGAAGAACATGATGTAAGTTTACCCCTGAGTGAACACAATGAACCTTGGTTTATGCGTTTAAACTCATCTGGAGAAGTGCCTGTCCTTATCCATGGGGAAAACATTATTTGTGAGGCCACACAGATTACTGATTATCTTGAAGAGACATTCGTGGATG AGAGGACACCAAGATTAATGCCAGAAGAAGGAAGCATGTATTACCCAAGGGTGCAACACTATAGAGAGCTCTTGGACTCCTTGCCTATGGATGCCTACACTCATGGCTGCATTTTACACCCAGAATTAACAGTGGATTCCATGATTCCAGCTTATGCGACAACTAGAATTCGCA GCCAGATAGGTAACACAGAATCGGAACTAAAGAAGCTTGCTAAAGAAAATCCAGACCTCCAAGATGCTTATATAGCAAAACAGAAGCGCCTTAAG TCTAAGCTGCTGGACCATGATAATATAAAGTACCTGAAGAAAATACTTGATGAATTGGAAAAAGTTTTGGATCAGGTGGAGACTGAGTTACAAAGGAGAAATGAAGAAACACCAG AAGATGGACAGCAGCCTTGGCTGTGTGGCGAATTCTTTAGTTTGGCAGATGTATCGCTTGCTGTTACATTACATCGCCTGAAGTTTCTGGGGTTTGCAAGAAGAAACTGGGGAAATGGAAAACGACCCAACTTGGAAGCCTATTATGAACGTGTCTTGAAGAGAAAAACATTTAACAAAGTTTTAGGACATGTCAACAACATATTAATCTCAGCAGTTCTGCCAACTGCGTTCCGGGTGGCCAAGAAAAGGGCACCAAGAGTTCTTGGTACGACCATGTTGGTTGGCTTGCTAGCGGGAATGGGTTATTTTGCTTTCACGTGTCTTCGGAAGAGATTTGTCAACATGATGTTGTCAATTAGAACAAGACAACCTTATTTTTAA
- the GDAP1 gene encoding ganglioside-induced differentiation-associated protein 1 isoform X4 translates to MPEEGSMYYPRVQHYRELLDSLPMDAYTHGCILHPELTVDSMIPAYATTRIRSQIGNTESELKKLAKENPDLQDAYIAKQKRLKSKLLDHDNIKYLKKILDELEKVLDQVETELQRRNEETPEDGQQPWLCGEFFSLADVSLAVTLHRLKFLGFARRNWGNGKRPNLEAYYERVLKRKTFNKVLGHVNNILISAVLPTAFRVAKKRAPRVLGTTMLVGLLAGMGYFAFTCLRKRFVNMMLSIRTRQPYF, encoded by the exons ATGCCAGAAGAAGGAAGCATGTATTACCCAAGGGTGCAACACTATAGAGAGCTCTTGGACTCCTTGCCTATGGATGCCTACACTCATGGCTGCATTTTACACCCAGAATTAACAGTGGATTCCATGATTCCAGCTTATGCGACAACTAGAATTCGCA GCCAGATAGGTAACACAGAATCGGAACTAAAGAAGCTTGCTAAAGAAAATCCAGACCTCCAAGATGCTTATATAGCAAAACAGAAGCGCCTTAAG TCTAAGCTGCTGGACCATGATAATATAAAGTACCTGAAGAAAATACTTGATGAATTGGAAAAAGTTTTGGATCAGGTGGAGACTGAGTTACAAAGGAGAAATGAAGAAACACCAG AAGATGGACAGCAGCCTTGGCTGTGTGGCGAATTCTTTAGTTTGGCAGATGTATCGCTTGCTGTTACATTACATCGCCTGAAGTTTCTGGGGTTTGCAAGAAGAAACTGGGGAAATGGAAAACGACCCAACTTGGAAGCCTATTATGAACGTGTCTTGAAGAGAAAAACATTTAACAAAGTTTTAGGACATGTCAACAACATATTAATCTCAGCAGTTCTGCCAACTGCGTTCCGGGTGGCCAAGAAAAGGGCACCAAGAGTTCTTGGTACGACCATGTTGGTTGGCTTGCTAGCGGGAATGGGTTATTTTGCTTTCACGTGTCTTCGGAAGAGATTTGTCAACATGATGTTGTCAATTAGAACAAGACAACCTTATTTTTAA